In Luteitalea sp. TBR-22, one genomic interval encodes:
- a CDS encoding sigma-70 family RNA polymerase sigma factor, with translation MLQESPAVTTPTIEDLERHRSAIRGHCYRMLGSVTDADDAVQETMVRGWRHLDRFEGRSSLRTWLYRIATRVCLDMLASRSRRLRSTEAGPVGTIDDPLTPLPASAWIEPIADVTAIPADSDPHEHAVLRQSLRLAFVAALQHLPPRQRAVLLLVEVLGWTAAEVAQGLGMSVAAVNSALQRARATLATRDVAPTDSTLSSDEQALVDRYVHAFERYDVDALAALMHEDATMAMPPFSLWLRGREPYKGWLLGRGAACRGSRTIRVEANGLPAFAQYKPADDGTWRPWAICVLEVDRGAVAAQTFFLDTPTLFPRFGLPELLA, from the coding sequence ATGCTTCAGGAGAGCCCAGCCGTGACAACGCCGACGATCGAGGACCTCGAACGCCACCGCTCCGCCATCCGCGGCCACTGCTATCGCATGCTCGGTTCAGTAACCGACGCCGACGATGCAGTGCAGGAGACGATGGTCCGGGGCTGGCGCCACCTCGACCGGTTCGAAGGCCGGTCATCACTGCGGACGTGGCTCTACCGGATCGCGACGCGGGTGTGTCTCGACATGCTGGCTTCGCGGTCGCGGCGCCTCCGGTCGACCGAAGCCGGCCCGGTCGGCACGATCGACGATCCGCTCACCCCGTTGCCGGCCTCGGCGTGGATCGAGCCCATCGCCGACGTCACCGCCATCCCTGCCGACAGCGACCCGCACGAGCACGCCGTGCTGCGCCAGAGCCTCCGGCTGGCCTTCGTGGCGGCGCTGCAGCACCTGCCGCCGCGCCAGCGCGCGGTGCTGCTCCTCGTGGAAGTGCTGGGCTGGACGGCCGCCGAGGTAGCGCAGGGCCTCGGCATGAGCGTCGCCGCCGTCAACAGCGCCCTGCAGCGAGCGCGCGCGACGCTGGCCACGCGCGACGTCGCGCCGACCGACTCGACGCTCTCCTCGGACGAACAGGCGCTGGTCGACCGCTACGTGCACGCGTTCGAGCGCTACGACGTCGATGCCCTCGCCGCGCTGATGCACGAGGACGCCACGATGGCGATGCCGCCGTTCAGCCTCTGGCTGCGTGGCCGTGAACCGTACAAGGGCTGGCTGCTCGGGCGGGGCGCCGCGTGCCGCGGCTCGCGGACGATCCGCGTCGAGGCCAACGGCCTGCCGGCGTTCGCGCAGTACAAGCCGGCCGACGACGGCACCTGGCGACCGTGGGCGATCTGCGTGCTGGAAGTGGACCGCGGCGCGGTGGCTGCGCAGACGTTCTTCCTCGACACGCCCACGCTGTTCCCGCGCTTCGGGTTACCGGAACTGCTGGCGTAG
- a CDS encoding ADP-ribosylglycohydrolase family protein produces MSGALLCLGLGVPAEVAAQPSTAAASVRISKAVLRDKIRGGWAAQTIGVTFGGPTEFNYNGTFIQDYEPIPWYAGYLKETYERSPGLYDDVYVDLTFVDVIRKHGLDAPAATFAQALAGAEYMLWHANQMARHNVLRGLAPPASGHWRNNPEADDIDFQIEADFIGLMSPGLPNAATAYADKVGHIMNSGDGYYGGVFVAAMYSLAFVHDDVRTVVTRALDTIPAASRFHKTISAAIRYHDAYPDDWKRAWFELQREHSEDVGCPEGVFVAFDIDARINAAYVVLGLLYGNGDMSRTISVATRAGQDSDCNPATAAGVLGTILGYERIPAYWKQGLAEVEALPFKYTTISLNDAYALSYEHALEVVRRAGGREDGDAVLIPVQAPAPVALEQNFEGHHPVAEIRLARATDGLETRFEFDGIGYAIQGSVHSEDGKDHVLLVDVLIDGRPAETVELPTNVNRRRFIPFWKYELPDGHHTVRLRLQRAVPGASLRLQRAIIYGSAPRRPEI; encoded by the coding sequence ATGTCCGGAGCCCTGCTCTGCCTGGGACTCGGTGTGCCCGCCGAGGTCGCGGCCCAACCCTCGACGGCTGCCGCATCCGTGCGGATCTCCAAGGCCGTGCTCCGCGACAAGATTCGCGGCGGATGGGCGGCGCAGACCATCGGCGTCACCTTCGGCGGCCCCACGGAGTTCAACTACAACGGCACGTTCATCCAGGACTACGAGCCGATCCCGTGGTACGCGGGCTACCTCAAGGAGACCTACGAACGGTCGCCGGGCCTGTACGACGACGTGTACGTCGACCTGACGTTCGTGGACGTCATCCGCAAGCACGGCCTCGACGCGCCTGCGGCGACATTCGCGCAGGCGCTCGCGGGCGCGGAGTACATGCTGTGGCACGCCAACCAGATGGCCCGCCACAACGTGCTGCGCGGCCTGGCGCCCCCGGCCAGCGGGCACTGGCGCAACAACCCGGAAGCCGACGACATCGACTTCCAGATCGAGGCCGACTTCATCGGCCTGATGTCGCCGGGCCTGCCCAACGCTGCCACCGCGTATGCCGACAAGGTGGGCCACATCATGAACTCGGGCGACGGCTACTACGGCGGCGTGTTCGTCGCCGCCATGTACTCCCTCGCGTTCGTGCACGACGACGTGCGCACGGTGGTGACGCGGGCGCTCGACACGATCCCGGCGGCCAGTCGCTTCCACAAGACCATCAGCGCCGCGATCCGGTACCACGATGCCTACCCCGACGACTGGAAGCGCGCGTGGTTCGAACTGCAGCGCGAGCACTCGGAGGACGTCGGCTGTCCCGAGGGCGTGTTCGTCGCCTTCGACATCGACGCGCGCATCAACGCGGCGTACGTCGTGCTCGGGCTGCTGTACGGCAACGGCGACATGAGCCGCACGATCTCGGTCGCGACGCGCGCTGGCCAGGACTCCGACTGCAATCCGGCCACCGCGGCCGGGGTGCTCGGCACGATCCTCGGCTACGAGCGCATCCCCGCCTACTGGAAGCAGGGGCTCGCCGAGGTCGAGGCCCTGCCGTTCAAGTACACGACCATCTCGCTCAACGACGCCTACGCGCTCTCGTACGAGCACGCGCTCGAGGTGGTGCGTCGTGCCGGCGGTCGCGAGGACGGCGACGCGGTCCTCATCCCCGTCCAGGCGCCGGCGCCGGTCGCGCTCGAGCAGAACTTCGAGGGACACCATCCGGTGGCCGAGATCCGGCTGGCGCGGGCGACCGACGGCCTCGAGACCCGCTTCGAGTTCGACGGCATCGGCTACGCCATCCAGGGCAGCGTGCACAGCGAGGACGGCAAGGACCACGTCCTGCTCGTCGACGTCCTGATCGACGGCCGGCCGGCGGAGACCGTGGAACTGCCGACCAACGTCAATCGTCGTCGCTTCATCCCGTTCTGGAAGTACGAGCTGCCCGACGGCCATCACACCGTGCGGCTGCGCCTGCAGCGCGCCGTGCCGGGCGCGTCGCTGCGCCTGCAGCGGGCCATCATCTATGGCAGCGCGCCGCGGCGACCGGAGATCTGA
- a CDS encoding sulfatase — MTTPLRHATRVRTALWPVLLLCVGLSAIVTLVAQPAPAPGPKRLNVLLIMADDLNTDLATYGGPARSPNIDTLARRGLRFDRAYTQYPVCNQSRSSMLTGRRPDVTGVLSNPGRNPMSPHFRERLPNAVTLPQLFRNNGYVSARVGKLFHYGVPLDIGTGGLDDYKSWDIAVNPRGRDREMLDKVFSLVPGQFGGTVSWLADDEGDDAQHTDGIGAAEAVRLLERFQRERKPFFLGVGFYRPHTPYVAPRRYFDMYPTTGIMLPTLSADDTAREPKAAYRRATREQDAMTDAQRREAIQAYYAATTFMDAQVGVVLAALDRLGLANDTVVVFTSDHGYHLADHGLWQKPSLFEHCARVPLVIAAPGRARGTSTRSLAELVDLYPTLAEMAGLTSSDPLDGRSLVPVLDAPDRSVRDAAFTQAYNGYAVRTDRWRYVEWAEGAEGRQLYDLAADPGETRNLAGAAEHASVVADLSARLAAYRQR; from the coding sequence ATGACGACACCCCTCCGGCACGCCACGCGCGTGCGCACGGCCCTGTGGCCCGTCCTGTTGCTGTGTGTCGGCCTGAGCGCCATCGTCACGCTGGTCGCGCAGCCCGCGCCAGCGCCGGGGCCAAAGCGGCTGAACGTGCTGCTGATCATGGCCGACGACCTCAACACCGACCTGGCGACGTACGGCGGGCCGGCACGGTCGCCGAACATCGACACACTGGCGCGCCGCGGGCTCCGGTTCGATCGGGCGTATACGCAGTACCCCGTGTGCAACCAGAGTCGGTCGTCGATGCTGACGGGTCGTCGGCCCGACGTGACCGGCGTGCTGAGCAACCCGGGGCGCAACCCGATGTCGCCGCATTTCCGCGAGCGGCTCCCGAATGCGGTGACCCTGCCCCAGCTGTTCAGGAACAACGGCTATGTGTCGGCCCGCGTCGGCAAGCTGTTCCACTACGGCGTGCCGCTCGACATCGGCACCGGCGGCCTCGACGACTACAAGTCCTGGGACATCGCGGTCAACCCACGCGGCCGCGACCGCGAGATGCTCGACAAGGTGTTCTCGCTCGTGCCCGGCCAGTTCGGCGGCACCGTCAGCTGGCTGGCCGACGATGAGGGCGACGATGCGCAGCACACCGACGGCATCGGTGCGGCGGAGGCCGTGCGCCTGCTCGAGCGGTTCCAGCGGGAGCGGAAGCCGTTCTTCCTGGGCGTCGGCTTCTACCGCCCGCACACGCCGTACGTCGCGCCGCGGCGCTACTTCGACATGTACCCGACGACCGGCATCATGCTGCCCACGCTATCTGCCGACGACACGGCACGCGAGCCGAAGGCGGCCTACCGTCGCGCCACCAGGGAACAGGATGCGATGACCGACGCGCAGCGGCGCGAGGCCATCCAGGCCTATTACGCGGCGACCACGTTCATGGACGCGCAGGTCGGCGTGGTGCTGGCCGCGCTCGACCGGCTCGGCCTGGCCAACGACACGGTGGTGGTGTTCACGAGCGACCATGGCTACCATCTGGCCGACCACGGCCTGTGGCAGAAGCCGAGCCTGTTCGAGCATTGCGCCCGCGTGCCGCTGGTGATTGCCGCGCCTGGACGCGCGCGCGGCACGTCGACACGGTCCCTCGCGGAACTCGTGGACCTCTACCCCACGCTCGCGGAGATGGCGGGACTGACATCCAGTGACCCGCTCGACGGGCGAAGCCTGGTGCCCGTCCTCGACGCACCGGACCGCTCGGTGCGCGACGCCGCGTTCACGCAGGCCTACAACGGCTACGCGGTGAGGACCGATCGCTGGCGCTACGTCGAGTGGGCCGAGGGCGCCGAAGGCCGCCAGTTGTACGACCTCGCAGCCGATCCCGGGGAGACGCGGAACCTCGCCGGGGCCGCGGAACACGCGTCAGTGGTCGCCGACCTGTCGGCGCGGCTTGCCGCGTACCGGCAGCGGTAG
- a CDS encoding alpha/beta hydrolase produces the protein MPELPPIHRWEIASPRGLVHIVHGMAEYGARYGRLAAALNDAGYAVWAHDHRGHGAHQETGGQGHFGDEGGWEALVTEAHATTLALRAAHPGVPLVLFAHSMGSFVGQTLIGRYGRDYDAAVLCGSNGPPGALEDVGRLLARAERRLRGPRTPSRWVQQAVFGTYNRGISPVRTDMDWLSRDPAEVDAYIADPLCGFPLTTQAWVDFLEGKAVLGQDALLRGIPVGLPVHLIAGDRDPVGERGRGVRRLYDAYVGAGLTRVSLRLYPGARHELVNETNRDEVTADLIAWLDGVTK, from the coding sequence ATGCCCGAGCTGCCCCCGATCCATCGCTGGGAGATCGCCAGCCCCCGCGGATTGGTCCACATCGTCCACGGGATGGCCGAGTACGGGGCGCGATACGGGCGCCTGGCGGCGGCGCTGAACGACGCCGGGTATGCCGTGTGGGCGCACGACCATCGTGGGCACGGCGCGCACCAGGAGACGGGTGGGCAGGGCCATTTCGGTGACGAGGGCGGCTGGGAGGCGCTGGTCACCGAGGCGCACGCGACGACGCTGGCGTTGCGCGCTGCCCACCCGGGCGTGCCGTTGGTGCTGTTTGCGCACTCCATGGGCTCGTTCGTCGGGCAGACGCTGATCGGCAGGTACGGGCGCGACTACGATGCGGCGGTCCTGTGCGGCAGCAACGGCCCTCCCGGCGCCCTCGAGGACGTCGGGCGCCTGCTCGCGCGAGCCGAGCGCCGGCTACGCGGGCCGCGCACGCCGAGCCGCTGGGTCCAGCAGGCCGTCTTCGGCACCTACAACCGTGGCATCTCGCCGGTTCGCACCGACATGGACTGGCTGTCGCGTGATCCGGCCGAGGTCGACGCCTACATCGCCGACCCGCTGTGCGGCTTCCCGCTCACGACGCAGGCATGGGTGGATTTCCTGGAGGGCAAGGCGGTGCTCGGCCAGGATGCGCTGCTGCGCGGGATTCCCGTCGGCCTGCCGGTGCACCTGATCGCCGGCGATCGCGATCCGGTCGGCGAACGCGGCCGCGGCGTGCGACGGCTGTACGACGCGTACGTCGGCGCCGGCCTCACCCGCGTCAGCCTGCGCCTCTACCCCGGCGCGCGGCACGAGCTGGTGAACGAGACCAACCGCGACGAGGTCACCGCCGACCTCATCGCGTGGCTGGACGGCGTGACGAAGTGA
- a CDS encoding family 1 glycosylhydrolase: MSTPLTFLPSLFDSFWLAGFESACHVTRAGRRLDMLAATQHDRFVDEDYARLEQVRIGTVRDTIRWHRVEPSPGRFDFASVAPYLQAARANDLQVVWDLLHYGVPDDVDVFAPSFVDRFAGFARASARFIREHGDEVPFYTPINELSFYAWAAADVGWFHPHAHGRGAEFKRQLVRAWIAAVDAIRDVDPRARLVSVEPLIHVVPPLGQPDEGGRAAAMREGQFEAWDLIAGVREPALGGAAHYLDVIGVNFYHDNQWEEPGGRRLHWHVHPRDARWQPLHRLLQEVHARFGRPLIIGETSHVGVGRAEWIAEITDEVVRALTAGVPIEGICLYPIIDRFEWDDPTHWHNSGLWDFVHQADGAYTRVLNEPYAQELRRCQLRLAAMGCGTVEPSSVTA, from the coding sequence ATGTCCACGCCGCTCACGTTCCTCCCCTCGCTGTTCGACTCGTTCTGGCTCGCCGGCTTCGAGTCGGCCTGCCACGTCACCCGCGCGGGCCGGCGCCTCGACATGCTCGCCGCGACGCAGCACGACCGGTTCGTCGACGAGGACTACGCACGCCTCGAACAGGTGCGCATCGGCACCGTGCGCGACACCATCCGCTGGCATCGCGTCGAGCCGTCACCCGGCCGCTTCGACTTCGCCTCCGTCGCCCCCTACCTGCAGGCCGCGCGTGCCAACGACCTGCAGGTCGTGTGGGACCTGCTGCACTACGGCGTGCCCGACGACGTCGACGTCTTCGCGCCATCGTTCGTGGACCGCTTCGCCGGGTTCGCGCGCGCTTCGGCCCGCTTCATCCGCGAGCACGGCGACGAGGTGCCTTTCTACACCCCGATCAACGAACTGTCGTTCTACGCCTGGGCCGCGGCCGACGTGGGCTGGTTCCACCCCCACGCCCATGGCCGTGGCGCGGAGTTCAAGCGTCAGCTCGTGCGTGCCTGGATCGCGGCCGTCGACGCCATCCGCGACGTCGACCCGCGGGCGCGATTGGTGTCGGTGGAGCCGCTGATCCACGTGGTGCCGCCGCTCGGCCAGCCCGACGAGGGCGGACGCGCGGCCGCGATGCGGGAAGGGCAGTTCGAGGCCTGGGACCTCATCGCGGGCGTGCGAGAGCCCGCCCTGGGCGGCGCGGCGCACTACCTCGACGTGATCGGGGTGAACTTCTACCACGACAACCAGTGGGAGGAACCGGGGGGGCGCCGGCTGCACTGGCACGTCCATCCGCGAGATGCCCGCTGGCAACCGCTGCACCGGCTCCTGCAGGAGGTGCACGCCCGCTTCGGCCGGCCGCTGATCATCGGCGAGACCAGCCACGTCGGCGTCGGCCGCGCCGAGTGGATCGCCGAGATCACCGACGAGGTCGTGCGGGCGCTGACCGCAGGCGTGCCGATCGAGGGCATCTGCCTGTACCCGATCATCGACCGGTTCGAATGGGACGACCCGACGCACTGGCACAACAGCGGCCTCTGGGATTTCGTGCACCAAGCCGATGGCGCGTACACCCGGGTGCTGAACGAGCCGTACGCGCAGGAGTTGCGGCGCTGCCAACTCCGGCTGGCGGCGATGGGCTGCGGCACCGTGGAACCCTCCTCGGTCACCGCGTGA
- a CDS encoding META domain-containing protein — MTTLILSTCDPVVRARARRTGLALTALLALASATYAQSTTGSATTTFRAVGNEPGWTLDIGGGRISLVADYGATRADAPLPAATTLEAGKRLVARTTDGRALEVTLVDVVCADTMTGMPRPVTVEVVLDGRTLKGCGGDPGSLLRGKTWVVEDISGRAVVDRARVTLVFGQGGRVSGTAPCNQFRATYVLSGEGLGITMPISGMRDCPPAQTAQEGVFLEVLRGVQRFEMTRDGALVLHAADGGRLTARAEDPVQAALEQEAAKQKKKNKKQ; from the coding sequence ATGACCACGCTCATCCTTTCGACCTGCGACCCCGTCGTGCGCGCCCGGGCGCGGCGCACCGGCCTGGCACTGACGGCCCTGCTGGCCCTCGCGAGCGCGACGTACGCACAGTCCACCACGGGCTCGGCCACGACGACCTTCCGCGCGGTAGGGAACGAGCCCGGCTGGACGCTGGACATCGGCGGGGGGCGGATCTCGCTGGTGGCCGACTACGGCGCGACCAGGGCCGACGCGCCACTGCCGGCAGCGACGACGCTGGAGGCGGGGAAGCGCCTGGTGGCGCGGACCACTGATGGTCGTGCGCTCGAGGTGACGCTGGTCGACGTCGTGTGTGCCGACACGATGACCGGGATGCCGCGGCCGGTGACCGTGGAGGTCGTACTCGACGGGCGGACGTTGAAGGGCTGCGGCGGCGACCCCGGGTCATTGCTGCGCGGCAAGACCTGGGTGGTCGAGGACATCAGCGGCCGGGCCGTGGTCGACCGTGCACGGGTGACGCTCGTGTTCGGCCAGGGCGGTCGAGTGTCGGGAACGGCCCCGTGCAACCAGTTCCGCGCCACCTACGTGCTGTCGGGCGAGGGGCTCGGCATCACGATGCCGATCTCGGGCATGCGCGATTGCCCGCCCGCACAGACGGCGCAGGAAGGGGTGTTCCTCGAGGTGCTCCGCGGCGTGCAGCGCTTCGAGATGACCCGCGACGGCGCGCTGGTGCTCCACGCCGCCGATGGCGGCCGGCTCACCGCCCGCGCCGAGGATCCCGTGCAGGCCGCGCTCGAGCAGGAGGCGGCGAAGCAGAAGAAGAAGAACAAGAAGCAGTGA
- a CDS encoding SGNH/GDSL hydrolase family protein, whose translation MTTAHLAVLLTALIPALAVAQPADPAPPAALTWHRVTPAVVEGKGWTDTAGDFDRFPKRAKDDVPEAVWELSRQSAGLSVRFTSNATRVRVRWTVTRDRLALPHMPATGVSGLDLYARDAGAWRFVGGARPIDSPTNDASVIVGLTPEPREFRLYLPLYNGVDRLEVGVPEEASFRFDEPSRAKPVVVYGTSITQGCCASRPGMSYTAILGRRLGVPVINLGFSGSARAEPEVARLLAELDPAAYVLDALPNMTPQQVVERMPALIDIIRAARPHTPIVLVEHLLYPNLRFRKEKASDVAAANASLRQIHEARRKGGDRRITIVPSATLLGSDGDGTVDDSHPTELGFQRMVDGLEPYLRRALWPGSTTAR comes from the coding sequence ATGACGACAGCCCATCTCGCCGTCCTGTTGACCGCCCTGATACCGGCCCTCGCCGTCGCCCAACCAGCCGACCCCGCGCCGCCGGCGGCCCTGACGTGGCACCGCGTGACGCCCGCGGTGGTCGAGGGCAAGGGGTGGACCGACACCGCCGGCGACTTCGATCGCTTCCCGAAGCGGGCCAAGGACGATGTGCCCGAGGCGGTGTGGGAGCTGTCGCGACAGTCGGCAGGATTGAGCGTGCGGTTCACCAGCAACGCCACCCGCGTGCGCGTCCGCTGGACCGTGACCCGCGACCGTCTGGCGTTGCCCCACATGCCCGCGACCGGGGTCAGCGGGCTCGACCTCTATGCCAGGGACGCCGGTGCGTGGCGCTTCGTTGGCGGCGCCCGGCCCATCGACTCGCCCACCAATGACGCGAGCGTGATCGTCGGACTCACGCCGGAGCCCCGTGAGTTCCGCCTCTACCTGCCGCTCTACAACGGCGTCGACCGTCTGGAGGTGGGCGTGCCGGAAGAGGCATCCTTCCGCTTCGACGAACCGTCGCGGGCCAAACCCGTGGTGGTCTATGGCACGTCGATCACGCAGGGCTGCTGCGCGTCCCGCCCGGGCATGAGTTACACCGCGATCCTCGGGCGCAGGCTCGGCGTCCCGGTCATCAACCTGGGCTTCTCGGGGAGCGCCAGGGCCGAACCTGAAGTCGCGCGCCTGCTGGCCGAGCTCGACCCGGCGGCCTACGTCCTCGACGCGCTGCCGAACATGACGCCCCAGCAGGTCGTCGAGCGCATGCCCGCACTGATCGACATCATCCGGGCCGCCCGTCCGCACACGCCGATTGTGCTGGTCGAGCACCTGCTGTATCCCAACCTGCGTTTCCGTAAGGAGAAAGCGTCGGATGTCGCCGCGGCCAATGCGTCGCTGCGCCAGATCCACGAGGCGCGGCGCAAGGGCGGCGACAGGCGGATCACGATCGTGCCGAGTGCGACGCTGCTCGGCTCCGACGGCGATGGCACGGTGGACGACAGCCATCCGACCGAACTCGGCTTCCAGCGCATGGTCGATGGCCTCGAGCCGTACCTGCGACGCGCGTTGTGGCCGGGGTCCACGACCGCTCGATGA
- a CDS encoding cupin domain-containing protein: MATSSLPAAQALALSDLVTPTAHGIASRVLAKAAGGNVTLFSFDEGQGLTEHTSAFDALVLVLEGRLDLTIGGQAVTATPGTIVRLPADVPHALDAPEAARMLLVMVK; this comes from the coding sequence ATGGCCACCTCCAGTCTCCCCGCCGCTCAAGCCCTCGCCTTGAGTGATCTCGTCACCCCGACGGCCCACGGCATCGCGAGCCGCGTGCTCGCCAAGGCGGCGGGTGGCAACGTCACGCTGTTCTCGTTCGACGAGGGGCAGGGGCTGACCGAGCACACGTCGGCCTTCGACGCGCTGGTGCTGGTGCTCGAGGGGCGCCTCGACCTCACCATCGGTGGTCAAGCAGTGACCGCCACGCCGGGCACGATCGTGCGCCTCCCGGCCGACGTGCCGCACGCCCTCGACGCCCCGGAGGCTGCGAGGATGCTGTTGGTGATGGTGAAGTAG
- a CDS encoding DUF6265 family protein, with protein MLTLLLAGLTSVMAEQPQLEGLAWLGGCWQSTAGTRVVTEMWMPADGGVMIGGGRTVVAGQARAFEHLRIRADGEALVYTAVPSGQRETDFRSTATRATGFTVENLAHDFPQRIVYTRTGDASFTARVEGPGPNGPRGFDLAFRRVPCESAPPK; from the coding sequence ATGCTGACACTGCTGCTGGCGGGCCTCACGAGCGTCATGGCCGAACAACCGCAGCTCGAGGGCCTGGCCTGGTTGGGTGGGTGCTGGCAGAGCACGGCGGGCACGCGGGTCGTCACCGAGATGTGGATGCCGGCCGACGGGGGAGTCATGATCGGCGGGGGCCGCACGGTCGTGGCGGGCCAGGCTCGTGCCTTCGAGCACCTGCGCATCCGGGCCGACGGCGAGGCCCTGGTCTACACCGCGGTCCCGTCCGGCCAGCGCGAGACGGACTTCCGTTCCACGGCCACCAGAGCGACCGGCTTCACCGTCGAGAACCTCGCCCACGACTTTCCCCAGCGCATCGTCTACACGCGCACGGGCGACGCCTCGTTCACCGCCCGCGTCGAGGGTCCGGGGCCGAACGGGCCGCGCGGGTTCGACCTCGCGTTCCGGCGTGTCCCGTGTGAGAGCGCGCCGCCGAAGTAG
- a CDS encoding PEP-CTERM sorting domain-containing protein yields the protein MRITLAGALAGVLMLAGQAAYAAPITTLFNTGMAADRSLLADGTLGDPHYTLTTVPLTSTSTIRVITEASGYPIGPYMGDNLQSRWIGPNNTPDVDGPAGTYVYRTTFSLAGLNHATASISGLWATDNEGLNIYLNGQARNFQSASYGFFSPFVLNSGFLPGLNTIEFHVNNGGGPTALRVQMNGTADPIRDPDPDPDPAPEPATLAILGAGLAGVALRRRTRP from the coding sequence ATGAGAATCACCTTGGCAGGCGCGCTGGCAGGCGTGCTCATGCTGGCCGGGCAGGCCGCTTACGCGGCGCCCATCACGACGCTGTTCAACACGGGCATGGCGGCCGACCGCTCCCTTCTGGCCGACGGAACGCTCGGCGATCCCCACTACACGCTCACGACCGTTCCCCTGACCAGTACCAGCACGATCCGCGTGATCACGGAGGCCAGCGGTTACCCCATCGGCCCCTACATGGGCGACAACCTGCAGTCCCGTTGGATCGGGCCCAACAACACCCCCGACGTGGACGGGCCCGCCGGAACTTACGTGTACCGCACCACGTTCAGCCTCGCCGGGCTGAATCACGCCACCGCGTCCATCAGCGGCCTGTGGGCGACCGACAACGAGGGCCTGAACATCTACCTCAACGGCCAGGCGCGCAACTTCCAGTCGGCTTCCTATGGCTTCTTCTCGCCGTTCGTGCTCAACAGCGGGTTCCTGCCCGGGCTGAACACGATCGAGTTCCACGTGAACAACGGCGGCGGCCCGACGGCGCTGCGCGTCCAGATGAACGGCACGGCCGACCCGATCCGCGATCCGGATCCCGATCCCGACCCGGCGCCCGAGCCGGCCACCCTTGCCATCCTCGGCGCGGGTCTGGCCGGCGTCGCGCTGCGTCGTCGCACTCGCCCCTAG